The Aneurinibacillus migulanus genome contains the following window.
TTCCTACCTTATGCTTTACTGCTGAATTACTCATTGTATTATAATATGTTTTTTTGATGAAAACAATTGTATTTATCAGAAAAACACTTGGTAAGTCAATATGCTTAGGATAAAATAAAATCAAAATATATATTATTTACAAAATATTTTCTTCATAGTATGCGATGAGTGGTTTGGGCAAGTCAGAACTTCAACTGATAGGAAGATACTTAATTATATAAAGTATTTTATGTATTTGATAAGGTTCGGCCTATGTGCTCTGTCGGCTAAATCCCCTTTTTTTCATAGCGAAAATAATCATCACCAACCAGCTTCGATGCATGATTATAGAAGCTTATATGATATTCCATAAAATGATTTAGCGTATACTTCATCCTTAAAAAGTACCCATCTAAAAAACACCCGGAAAGAAGCCCAATGGAGAATCAAATGCGGAGCGGTTAGTTCATCTTTGTTTACATATCTTATAAATTCACTTATAACATGTTCATATGACCCCTGATGTGCATAAACTGGGAGGCCCGTGACCAGGAATAAAGCCGCTGTACAAGCAACGTTAAAGCATACTGGTACGATGCATATGCATACGAAATCCTCCTTCATGCCAAATACATAAAGAGACAGTGCAACACTTACTTTAGATTTGTACCCGAAATTTAAGAAACCGCTCTTATATTGTTTTTTTGATTAAAGATATATAAAATAACTAGATACAGGAAAATTAGGCAAGGAGGCGCTCAAATGATTACACCTATCTTACGCATTTTTGATATCGAAAAAGCAAATGCATTTTACTTAGATTACTTAGGTTTTCAGCTAGATTGGGAGCATCGGTACGAAGAAAACATGCCTTTATATTGTCAGGTTTCTTTAAACGATGCTATCTTACATCTATCTGAACATCATGGCGACTCTAGCCCTGGGAGTGCTATTAGAATTAAAGTAAAAAACTTAAAAGACTTTCATGGCTTATTATCTAAGAAGAACTATTCTTATGTAAAGCCTGATATAGAGAATTCCCCTTGGGATACTATTGAAATGACGGTAATAGATCCTTTCTTCAATAGAATAACCTTCTATGAAGATCTTGAATAAATTGTAATCAGGCACAATTCTTGCACAAAGAATTGTGCCTTTTTAGTTATAGTCGTAAACTTGATATAAAATCTGTTTTTTGGTGTTTTTTATGGACAAATACTGTGCTTTATCAAGGTATAGATACATACTTATTTTGTAAAGAATCAGTTGTTTATGTCTCTCAGTTCTTTGGTTAAGTAGTTGATGGTAGTCGTTCGTTCTTGTGTATCTTGATTGTCGTATATAAGTTGTTCAATCAAGTCCCAGATATCCTCCAATTTACGTCTACTCTGATAAAACTGCAGGGCAGTAGGATTAACTACAAAATTCTTATGGACCTTCTGATATATACTTAAAAAATTATCATAATATGGCTTGTCAATTAAAAACATTATATCCGCTTCAACCGATGCTAATTTCAGCCCTTCCCAGTCCATCAGCATTAGTTGTTGTCCCGATTGCATTAGATTCCAATTGT
Protein-coding sequences here:
- a CDS encoding glyoxalase superfamily protein, whose amino-acid sequence is MITPILRIFDIEKANAFYLDYLGFQLDWEHRYEENMPLYCQVSLNDAILHLSEHHGDSSPGSAIRIKVKNLKDFHGLLSKKNYSYVKPDIENSPWDTIEMTVIDPFFNRITFYEDLE